A stretch of the Bradyrhizobium arachidis genome encodes the following:
- a CDS encoding bifunctional serine/threonine-protein kinase/universal stress protein: protein MPKSLVKAGAEIDGYAIGECVHAGGMATLWTVTHPGIDVPLLMKIPRVSEGEDPAAIVSFEMEMMILPRLAGPHVPTCFGTGDFAKQAYVVIERISGTTLYKRLPDLPLPYDEARGLVARIATALADLHRQNVIHHDIKPSSIMFRDSGEAVLIDYGLSHHNHLPDLLQEEFRLPYGTAPYMAPERLLGVRDDPRSDLFSLGVLLYFFTTGERPFGEGETLGAMRRRLWRDPYPPRALRADYPPWLQEIVLRCLEIEPVWRYPTASQLAFDLTHPDQVKLTARSERLKRDPLSTAWRRRFNPTVKPARPASDVAAQIASSPIVAVALDTAEGAPELNEALRVTTERILTTLPSARLCCLNVLKLNRIAIDQTLDEEGSNKHVDRLVALRHWATPLKLGDNRLSAHVLQAVDPAAAILEFCEVNHVDHVIIGARQNSFRRTLLGSVSSKVASEASCTVTVVRPQRLAGEAGEAAEG, encoded by the coding sequence ATGCCAAAATCCCTGGTCAAGGCCGGCGCCGAAATCGACGGCTACGCGATCGGCGAATGCGTCCATGCCGGCGGCATGGCGACGCTGTGGACGGTCACCCATCCCGGCATCGACGTGCCGCTGCTGATGAAGATCCCGCGGGTTTCCGAGGGCGAGGACCCGGCGGCGATCGTCTCCTTCGAGATGGAGATGATGATCCTGCCGCGGCTGGCGGGGCCGCATGTGCCGACCTGCTTCGGCACCGGCGACTTCGCGAAGCAGGCCTATGTCGTGATCGAGCGCATCTCCGGGACCACGCTCTACAAGCGGCTGCCCGACCTGCCGCTGCCTTATGACGAGGCGCGCGGCCTCGTTGCCCGGATCGCGACTGCGCTTGCCGATCTGCACCGACAGAACGTGATTCATCACGACATCAAGCCGAGCAGCATCATGTTCCGCGACAGCGGCGAAGCCGTGCTGATCGACTATGGGCTGTCGCATCACAACCATTTGCCGGATCTCCTCCAGGAGGAGTTTCGCCTGCCGTACGGCACCGCGCCCTATATGGCGCCAGAGCGGCTTCTGGGCGTGCGCGACGATCCGCGCAGCGACCTGTTCTCGCTGGGTGTGCTGCTCTACTTCTTCACGACGGGCGAGCGTCCCTTCGGCGAGGGCGAGACGCTGGGCGCGATGCGGCGGCGGCTGTGGCGCGATCCCTATCCGCCGCGCGCGCTGCGCGCGGACTATCCGCCCTGGCTGCAGGAGATCGTGCTGCGGTGTCTGGAGATCGAGCCGGTCTGGCGCTATCCGACCGCCTCGCAGCTGGCCTTCGACCTCACGCATCCCGACCAGGTCAAGCTCACGGCGCGCTCCGAGCGGCTCAAGCGCGATCCCCTCTCGACGGCGTGGCGGCGGCGCTTCAATCCGACCGTGAAACCGGCGCGCCCGGCCTCTGACGTCGCCGCGCAGATCGCATCGAGCCCGATCGTGGCGGTCGCGCTCGACACCGCCGAGGGCGCACCCGAGCTGAACGAGGCGCTGCGCGTCACCACCGAGCGGATTTTGACCACGTTGCCGTCGGCGCGGCTTTGCTGTCTCAACGTGCTGAAGCTGAACCGGATCGCGATCGACCAGACGCTGGACGAGGAGGGCTCCAACAAGCATGTCGACCGGCTGGTGGCGCTCCGGCACTGGGCGACGCCCCTCAAGCTCGGCGATAACAGGCTATCGGCGCATGTGCTGCAGGCGGTGGATCCCGCGGCGGCGATTTTGGAATTCTGCGAGGTCAATCACGTCGACCACGTCATCATCGGGGCGCGCCAAAACTCGTTCAGGCGCACACTGCTCGGTAGCGTCTCGTCGAAGGTGGCCTCAGAAGCCTCCTGCACCGTCACCGTGGTGCGGCCTCAGCGCCTTGCCGGGGAGGCAGGAGAGGCAGCCGAGGGCTAA
- the rpe gene encoding ribulose-phosphate 3-epimerase: protein MTQPFTPRPLVIAPSILASDFSRLGEEVRAVDAAGADWMHLDVMDGHFVPNISYGPDVIKAMRPHSKKIFDAHLMIAPCDPYLEAFAKAGCDHITVHAEAGPHLHRSLQAIRALGKKAGVSLNPGTPLSAIEYVIDLLDLVLVMSVNPGFGGQAFIPSALAKIRDLRAMTAGRPIDIEVDGGVGPDVAGALAAAGANAFVAGTAVFKGGTEAAYKTNIAAIRNAAASARGEAI from the coding sequence ATGACCCAGCCCTTCACGCCCCGCCCCCTGGTGATCGCTCCGTCGATCCTGGCGTCCGACTTTTCCAGGCTTGGCGAGGAGGTTCGCGCCGTCGACGCCGCCGGCGCCGACTGGATGCATCTCGACGTCATGGACGGCCATTTCGTGCCGAACATCTCGTACGGCCCCGACGTCATCAAGGCGATGCGCCCGCACAGCAAGAAGATCTTCGACGCGCATCTGATGATCGCGCCATGCGACCCCTATCTCGAAGCTTTTGCCAAGGCGGGATGCGACCACATCACCGTGCATGCCGAGGCCGGCCCGCATCTGCACCGCTCGCTGCAGGCGATCCGCGCGCTCGGCAAGAAGGCGGGCGTCTCGCTCAATCCGGGCACGCCGCTCTCTGCGATCGAATATGTCATCGATCTCCTCGACCTCGTGCTTGTTATGTCGGTCAATCCCGGTTTTGGCGGACAGGCCTTCATCCCTTCCGCGCTGGCAAAAATCCGCGACCTCCGCGCCATGACGGCGGGCCGCCCGATCGACATCGAGGTCGACGGCGGAGTTGGACCTGATGTTGCTGGTGCGCTCGCAGCCGCGGGCGCGAACGCGTTCGTTGCCGGCACCGCGGTGTTCAAGGGCGGCACCGAGGCCGCCTACAAGACCAACATCGCCGCGATCCGCAACGCGGCGGCGAGTGCGCGCGGCGAAGCCATCTGA
- a CDS encoding EF-hand domain-containing protein: protein MLFALGAVSSALDALQTLTSSKTSSTQQTGLSQGANNPFSIDSSKGTTGSSASSASSGNCAPISPETMSALIAAQSQSSTSATSTSTSTSTSSTPTTREAALKDLFSQIDANGDGKIDKTEFEDALGAGGTNLANADKVFDKLDTDGNGSVSLEEMSKALKSGHGHHHAQGASGSGDGGDSSNSSQSSGGSTRTTVVNSDGSTTTTVKYADGFKVTSTVPGAPSASGAGNSPYNWFEQMMQQGQTGSSTSAASSLSMSV from the coding sequence ATGTTGTTCGCCCTTGGTGCAGTTTCGTCCGCGCTCGACGCGTTGCAAACGCTGACGTCGTCGAAGACGTCCTCGACCCAGCAGACGGGCCTTTCGCAAGGCGCGAACAATCCGTTCTCGATCGACAGCTCCAAGGGCACGACGGGCTCGTCCGCCTCCTCGGCAAGTTCAGGCAATTGCGCGCCGATCTCACCGGAGACGATGAGCGCGCTGATCGCGGCGCAAAGCCAGTCGTCGACCAGCGCGACATCGACATCCACGTCGACTTCGACGTCGTCGACACCGACGACCCGTGAAGCTGCGCTAAAGGATCTGTTCTCGCAGATCGACGCGAACGGCGACGGCAAGATCGACAAGACGGAATTCGAGGACGCGCTCGGTGCCGGCGGCACCAATCTGGCGAATGCCGACAAGGTCTTCGACAAGCTCGACACCGACGGCAACGGCAGCGTCAGCCTCGAGGAGATGTCGAAGGCGCTGAAGAGCGGTCACGGTCACCACCACGCCCAGGGCGCGAGCGGTTCCGGCGATGGCGGCGACAGCTCCAACTCCTCGCAATCGAGCGGCGGCTCGACCCGGACCACCGTCGTGAACAGCGACGGCTCGACCACCACGACCGTCAAATATGCCGACGGCTTCAAGGTGACGTCGACGGTGCCGGGCGCCCCCAGCGCATCGGGCGCAGGTAACTCGCCCTACAACTGGTTCGAGCAGATGATGCAGCAGGGACAGACGGGATCGTCGACGTCAGCAGCATCTTCGCTGTCGATGAGCGTGTAA
- a CDS encoding P1 family peptidase, giving the protein MKNLLTDIAGVRVGHADDASLASGATAIVFDEPAVAAIDVRGGGPGTREDALLDLANTVERVDGIALSGGSAFGLETGGGITAWLAEQGRGFRVREALIPIVPGAILFDLLNGGNKAWGRFAPYRDLGYAAASTAGTDFALGSVGAGLGATTATFKGGLGSASAVTADGVKVAAIVAVNAVGSATVGEGPWFWAAPFEVNGEFGGRGLPDAFTDDMLKMRIKGGPAASARENTTIGLVVTDAVLTKPQAKRLAMIAHTGFARAIYPVHAPNDGDVLFAAATGAKPIEPLVGLTELGTIAANVVARAIARGVYSATALPFAGAQPAWQDRFG; this is encoded by the coding sequence TTGAAAAACCTGCTCACCGATATCGCCGGCGTCCGCGTCGGCCACGCCGACGATGCCTCCCTCGCCTCGGGCGCCACCGCAATCGTGTTCGACGAGCCGGCGGTGGCGGCGATCGACGTGCGCGGCGGTGGGCCGGGCACGCGCGAGGACGCGCTGCTCGACCTCGCCAACACGGTCGAACGCGTCGATGGAATCGCACTCTCCGGCGGCTCGGCTTTCGGGCTCGAGACCGGCGGCGGCATCACGGCCTGGCTCGCCGAGCAAGGCCGCGGTTTCCGGGTCCGCGAGGCGCTGATCCCGATCGTGCCGGGCGCGATCCTGTTCGATCTCCTCAATGGCGGGAACAAGGCGTGGGGCCGCTTCGCGCCCTATCGCGATCTCGGCTATGCCGCGGCAAGCACCGCCGGGACGGATTTTGCGCTCGGCAGTGTCGGCGCCGGCCTGGGTGCCACCACCGCGACGTTCAAGGGCGGGCTCGGCTCGGCCTCGGCGGTGACCGCCGATGGCGTCAAGGTCGCGGCGATCGTCGCCGTCAATGCAGTCGGCAGCGCCACCGTTGGCGAGGGTCCGTGGTTCTGGGCGGCGCCGTTCGAGGTGAACGGCGAGTTCGGCGGCCGCGGCCTTCCCGATGCATTCACGGACGACATGCTCAAAATGCGCATCAAGGGCGGGCCTGCCGCCAGCGCACGCGAAAACACGACGATCGGGCTTGTCGTGACGGATGCGGTGCTGACCAAACCCCAGGCGAAGCGGTTGGCGATGATCGCGCACACCGGCTTTGCCCGCGCGATCTATCCGGTGCACGCGCCGAACGACGGCGACGTGCTGTTTGCCGCCGCCACAGGCGCGAAACCGATCGAGCCGCTGGTCGGCCTCACCGAGCTCGGCACCATCGCCGCCAACGTGGTCGCACGCGCCATTGCCCGCGGCGTCTACAGCGCAACCGCGCTGCCGTTCGCGGGCGCGCAGCCGGCGTGGCAGGATCGGTTCGGTTAA
- a CDS encoding PAS domain S-box protein, whose protein sequence is MHAGSDRSTFLSTLPASQRDRSAALAVVGVSSLLFALAVPFAGVPLVPVPAFVASYQSALAVSDTVTAVLLLAQFAVLRSRALLALATGFLFTAAAAIVHALSFPGLFAPGGLLGAGPQTTVWLYMIWHGGFPLFVLTYAWLKDADGGPKVWKPARDAILASVLGVIALTILYAWIVTAHHDLLPVLLHDGHYTPTMIGVVSFVWSLSFAALISLWFRKPYSVIDVWLMVVMCAWLFDIALSAVVNVARFDLGFYAGRIYGLLAANFVLAVLLVENVGLQARMAGLVGMLQKRAESDRDYYSERERLFTAVVQSSNDAIITKALDGTITAWNRAAERLFGYAAGEAVGRHIDLIVPPERREEVGEILARIRNGVSVELQETVRRHKDGRELNVLLSISPLHSANGEIIGGTKIARDITERKRAQSALQSEIEERQRIFETSQDLILVTDGFGTFIQVSPSVTNILGFSPDDMIGHSAIDFIHPDDLEATREEMRAARRGLVKRSFEARYYHRDGHEVTLNWMGTWSAPVKRHFFIGRDLTEKQAAEAQFRQIQKMDAIGQLTGGVAHDFNNVLTVITGTIGILADAVADRPDLVAITRLIDDAADRGANLTKHLLAFARKQPLRPREVEVNALVVEAAKLLHPTLGEQIQITPQLTDDVWPALVDPNQLTTAILNLALNARDAMPDGGKLVLETRNVFLDDGYAAMNAEVTVGNYVMIAVSDTGTGIPPELVERVFDPFFTTKEVGKGTGLGLSMVFGFVKQSGGHIKIYSEEGHGTSVKIYLPRSTGVHETDYEQMQAVPVEGGDEKILIVEDDALVRQYVVTQIKSLGYTALEAGNAAEALAIIDSDNGIHLLFTDVIMPGTMNGRQLADEAARRRPALKTLFTSGYTENAIVHHGRLDSGVLLLAKPYRKSELARMIRVALMS, encoded by the coding sequence GTGCACGCTGGGAGCGACCGAAGCACGTTCCTTTCCACCTTGCCGGCCTCGCAGCGCGACCGCAGTGCGGCATTGGCCGTGGTCGGCGTGTCCTCGCTGCTGTTTGCGCTGGCCGTGCCGTTCGCCGGCGTCCCGCTGGTGCCGGTGCCCGCCTTCGTCGCGAGCTACCAGTCGGCGCTTGCGGTCAGCGACACCGTCACCGCGGTGCTCCTGCTCGCGCAATTCGCAGTGCTGCGGAGCCGGGCGCTGCTCGCGCTGGCGACGGGCTTCCTGTTCACCGCGGCGGCCGCCATCGTCCACGCCCTCTCCTTCCCCGGATTGTTCGCGCCAGGCGGGCTGCTCGGCGCCGGCCCGCAAACCACCGTCTGGCTCTACATGATCTGGCACGGCGGCTTTCCGCTGTTCGTGCTGACCTATGCCTGGCTGAAGGACGCCGACGGCGGTCCCAAGGTCTGGAAGCCGGCACGCGACGCAATCCTTGCCAGCGTGCTTGGCGTCATCGCGTTGACGATCCTGTATGCCTGGATCGTCACCGCCCATCACGACCTGTTGCCGGTGCTGCTGCACGACGGCCACTACACACCGACCATGATCGGCGTCGTCTCCTTCGTCTGGTCCTTGAGCTTTGCCGCGCTGATCTCGCTCTGGTTCCGCAAGCCCTACTCCGTGATCGACGTCTGGCTGATGGTCGTGATGTGCGCGTGGTTGTTCGACATCGCGCTGTCGGCGGTCGTCAACGTCGCCCGCTTCGATCTCGGCTTCTACGCGGGACGCATCTACGGCCTGCTCGCCGCGAACTTCGTCCTCGCCGTGCTTCTCGTCGAGAATGTCGGCCTCCAGGCGCGGATGGCCGGCCTGGTCGGCATGCTGCAGAAGCGGGCGGAGTCGGATCGCGACTACTACAGCGAACGCGAGCGGCTGTTCACGGCCGTCGTGCAATCCTCCAACGATGCCATCATCACCAAGGCGCTCGACGGCACGATCACGGCTTGGAACCGCGCCGCGGAACGCCTGTTCGGCTACGCCGCCGGCGAGGCCGTGGGCAGGCACATCGATCTGATCGTGCCACCGGAGCGGCGCGAGGAGGTCGGCGAGATCCTGGCACGCATCCGCAATGGCGTGAGCGTCGAGCTGCAGGAGACCGTCCGCCGCCACAAGGACGGCCGCGAGCTCAACGTCCTCCTGAGCATCTCGCCGCTGCACTCCGCCAATGGCGAGATCATCGGCGGCACCAAGATCGCCCGCGATATCACCGAGCGGAAGCGCGCGCAGAGCGCGTTGCAGAGCGAGATCGAGGAACGCCAGCGCATCTTCGAGACATCTCAGGACCTGATCCTGGTCACCGACGGCTTCGGTACGTTCATCCAGGTCAGTCCGAGCGTGACCAATATCCTCGGCTTCAGCCCGGACGACATGATCGGCCACAGCGCGATCGACTTCATCCATCCGGACGATCTCGAAGCCACGCGCGAGGAGATGCGCGCGGCGCGCCGGGGCCTGGTGAAACGCAGCTTCGAGGCGCGCTACTATCACAGGGACGGCCACGAGGTGACGCTCAACTGGATGGGCACCTGGTCGGCACCGGTGAAACGTCACTTCTTCATCGGGCGCGACCTCACCGAGAAACAAGCAGCGGAAGCCCAGTTCCGTCAGATCCAGAAGATGGATGCCATCGGACAGTTGACCGGCGGCGTTGCCCACGATTTCAACAACGTGCTCACGGTCATCACCGGCACGATCGGAATCCTGGCCGATGCGGTCGCCGACCGTCCCGATCTCGTCGCCATCACCCGGCTGATCGACGATGCTGCCGATCGCGGCGCGAATCTCACAAAACACCTGCTCGCCTTCGCCCGCAAGCAGCCGCTGCGGCCGCGCGAGGTCGAGGTCAATGCGCTGGTGGTGGAAGCCGCAAAGCTCCTGCACCCGACGCTCGGCGAGCAGATCCAGATCACCCCGCAACTGACGGACGACGTCTGGCCTGCGCTCGTCGACCCGAACCAGCTCACGACCGCGATCCTCAATCTCGCGCTCAACGCGCGCGATGCCATGCCCGATGGCGGCAAGCTGGTGCTCGAGACCCGCAACGTCTTTCTCGACGACGGCTATGCCGCCATGAACGCCGAGGTCACGGTCGGCAATTACGTGATGATCGCGGTCAGCGACACCGGCACCGGCATTCCTCCCGAGCTGGTGGAGCGCGTGTTCGACCCGTTCTTCACCACCAAGGAGGTCGGCAAGGGCACAGGGCTTGGCCTCTCCATGGTGTTCGGCTTCGTCAAGCAATCCGGCGGCCATATCAAGATCTACAGCGAGGAAGGCCACGGCACGAGCGTCAAGATCTACCTGCCGCGCTCCACCGGCGTGCACGAGACCGACTACGAGCAGATGCAGGCCGTTCCCGTCGAAGGCGGCGACGAGAAGATCCTGATCGTCGAAGACGACGCACTGGTCCGCCAATATGTGGTGACCCAGATCAAGAGTCTCGGCTACACCGCGCTCGAGGCCGGCAACGCTGCCGAAGCACTGGCGATCATCGACAGCGATAACGGCATCCACCTGCTCTTCACCGACGTCATCATGCCGGGCACCATGAACGGCCGCCAGCTCGCCGACGAGGCGGCGCGGCGCCGGCCGGCGCTGAAGACGCTGTTCACGTCGGGCTATACCGAGAATGCCATCGTCCATCACGGACGGCTGGATTCCGGCGTGCTGCTGCTCGCAAAGCCCTACCGCAAGTCCGAGCTCGCACGCATGATCCGCGTCGCGCTGATGAGTTGA
- a CDS encoding response regulator produces the protein MPRILVVDDQKDVRAMVSIVLRVNRYEVVEADSAAAGLKAFDESAFDAAIVDIFLAETSGVEVITTIRERSPGFPIVAISGMTALDFMDQSPDLENVVCLQKPFRPNDLLQALKSAQSSRFQAAV, from the coding sequence ATGCCCCGTATTCTCGTTGTCGACGACCAGAAGGACGTCCGCGCGATGGTGTCCATCGTGCTTCGGGTCAATCGTTACGAGGTGGTGGAGGCGGACAGTGCTGCCGCCGGGCTGAAGGCGTTCGACGAATCCGCGTTCGACGCGGCAATCGTCGATATTTTCCTGGCGGAAACCAGCGGTGTCGAGGTCATTACCACGATCCGCGAGCGTTCGCCGGGGTTCCCGATCGTTGCCATCTCCGGCATGACCGCGCTCGACTTCATGGACCAGTCGCCCGATCTGGAGAACGTGGTCTGCCTGCAAAAGCCGTTTCGGCCGAACGACCTGCTCCAGGCGCTGAAATCGGCGCAATCGTCCAGGTTCCAGGCCGCGGTCTGA
- a CDS encoding branched-chain amino acid ABC transporter substrate-binding protein, whose amino-acid sequence MKSLKLIGLAFGASIALSSAAFAQDVTIAVAGPMTGGESAFGRQMKNGAEMAVADLNAAGGVGGKKLALSVNDDACDPKQARSIAEKIAGAKIPFVAGHFCSSSSIPASEAYADGNVLQITPASTNPLFTERKLWNVARVCGRDDQQGLIAAQYIGKNFKGKNIAILNDKTTYGKGLADETKKALNKAGITEKMYESYNKGDKDFNAIVSRLKKDNIDLVYVGGYHQEAGLILRQMRDQGLKTVLMSGDALADKEYASITGPAGEGTLFTFGPDPRNKPTAKKIVEAFKAKGIDPEGYTLYTYAAMQVWSQAVKKAGTTDAKKVMETMKAGKWDTVLGPIEYDAKGDIKQIDYVVYKWDAKGNYAELGAKGS is encoded by the coding sequence ATGAAATCACTAAAGCTCATCGGTCTGGCATTCGGCGCTTCGATCGCGCTTTCGAGCGCGGCATTCGCGCAAGATGTCACCATCGCCGTTGCAGGTCCGATGACCGGCGGCGAATCCGCCTTCGGCCGCCAGATGAAGAACGGCGCCGAGATGGCGGTTGCGGACCTCAACGCCGCTGGCGGCGTCGGCGGCAAGAAGCTCGCGCTCAGCGTCAATGACGACGCCTGCGATCCCAAGCAGGCCCGTTCGATCGCTGAGAAGATCGCCGGCGCCAAGATCCCGTTCGTCGCCGGACATTTCTGCTCGTCGTCGTCGATCCCGGCCTCGGAAGCCTATGCCGACGGTAACGTCCTGCAGATCACGCCGGCCTCGACCAACCCGCTGTTCACCGAGCGCAAGCTCTGGAACGTGGCACGCGTGTGCGGCCGCGACGACCAGCAGGGCCTGATCGCCGCCCAGTACATTGGCAAGAACTTCAAGGGCAAGAACATCGCGATCCTCAACGACAAGACCACCTACGGCAAGGGTCTTGCGGACGAGACCAAGAAGGCCCTCAACAAGGCCGGCATCACCGAGAAGATGTATGAATCCTACAACAAGGGCGACAAGGACTTTAACGCGATCGTCTCGCGCCTGAAGAAGGACAACATCGACCTCGTCTATGTCGGCGGCTACCACCAGGAAGCCGGACTGATCCTGCGCCAGATGCGCGACCAGGGCCTGAAGACCGTGCTGATGTCGGGCGACGCACTCGCCGACAAGGAGTACGCCTCCATCACCGGCCCCGCCGGCGAAGGCACCCTGTTCACCTTCGGCCCCGACCCGCGCAACAAGCCGACTGCCAAGAAGATCGTCGAGGCCTTCAAGGCCAAGGGCATCGATCCCGAGGGCTACACCCTCTACACCTACGCGGCGATGCAGGTGTGGTCGCAGGCGGTCAAGAAGGCAGGCACCACCGACGCCAAGAAGGTCATGGAGACCATGAAGGCCGGCAAGTGGGACACGGTGCTCGGGCCGATCGAGTATGACGCCAAGGGCGACATCAAGCAGATCGACTATGTCGTCTATAAGTGGGACGCCAAGGGCAACTACGCCGAGCTGGGCGCCAAGGGCTCTTAA
- a CDS encoding ABC transporter ATP-binding protein, whose product MTAASTPLLAIRGLRAAYGKIEALKGVDIEINAGEIVALIGANGAGKSTLMMTIFGKPRARAGQILYEGKDITGVPTHAIAHLRIAQSPEGRRIFPRMSVAENLQMGADATGCTEAERDSTLERVFTLFPRLKERMTQRGGTLSGGEQQMLAIGRALMSRPRLLLLDEPSLGLAPLIARQIFDAIRALNRQDGLTVLIVEQNANHALKLAHRGYVMVNGLITLAGSGAELLQRPEIRAAYLEGGRHG is encoded by the coding sequence ACTCCCCTGCTCGCGATCCGCGGCCTGCGCGCCGCCTATGGCAAGATCGAAGCGCTCAAGGGCGTCGACATCGAGATCAACGCCGGCGAGATCGTGGCCCTGATCGGCGCCAACGGCGCCGGCAAGTCGACGCTGATGATGACCATCTTCGGCAAGCCGCGCGCCCGCGCCGGGCAGATCCTGTACGAGGGCAAGGACATCACCGGCGTCCCCACCCACGCGATCGCGCATTTGCGGATCGCGCAGTCGCCGGAAGGCCGCCGCATCTTCCCGCGCATGAGCGTTGCGGAAAACCTCCAGATGGGCGCGGACGCCACCGGATGCACCGAAGCCGAACGGGACAGCACGCTGGAACGGGTTTTCACGCTGTTTCCACGGCTCAAGGAACGCATGACCCAGCGCGGCGGAACCCTGTCCGGCGGCGAGCAGCAGATGCTGGCGATCGGACGCGCGCTGATGAGCCGGCCGCGCCTGTTGCTGCTGGACGAGCCGTCGCTCGGGCTCGCGCCCCTCATCGCGCGGCAGATCTTCGACGCGATCCGGGCCCTCAACCGGCAGGACGGGCTGACCGTGCTGATCGTCGAGCAGAACGCCAACCACGCGCTCAAGCTCGCCCATCGCGGCTACGTCATGGTCAACGGCCTGATCACGCTTGCGGGCAGCGGCGCCGAGTTGCTGCAGCGCCCCGAGATTCGCGCTGCCTACCTGGAAGGCGGCCGGCACGGCTAA